The following are from one region of the Centroberyx gerrardi isolate f3 chromosome 16, fCenGer3.hap1.cur.20231027, whole genome shotgun sequence genome:
- the ccdc85b gene encoding coiled-coil domain-containing protein 85B gives MGSDSEIFNRELSKMSDDDLLACSKEELVSRLRKEESDKISALIQRGRLIKEVNKQLQGHLLEIRELKVINQRLQEENTELRDLCCFLDDDRLKVKKLAREWQLFGHHAAKVMREDLGGYLKKLADLERMQDGLVKENLDLKELCLVLEEECVSRSDSSPGGSTELNLPCMVARDLGDGSSSTGSVGSPDQLHLVCSPDD, from the coding sequence ATGGGGAGCGACAGTGAGATATTTAATAGAGAATTGTCAAAGATGTCCGACGACGATTTGCTGGCATGCTCCAAGGAAGAGCTGGTGAGTCGGCTGCGTAAAGAGGAGTCGGACAAAATCTCAGCTCTCATTCAGCGCGGGCGGCTGATAAAGGAGGTAAATAAACAATTACAGGGACACCTCCTCGAAATCAGGGAACTGAAGGTCATCAATCAGCGTCTGCAAGAGGAAAACACGGAGCTGCGCGACCTGTGCTGCTTTCTCGACGACGATCGGCTCAAAGTGAAGAAGCTGGCCCGGGAATGGCAGCTGTTCGGGCATCACGCAGCCAAAGTGATGCGGGAGGACCTGGGCGGGTACTTGAAAAAGCTGGCCGACCTGGAGCGCATGCAGGACGGGCTGGTGAAGGAGAATTTGGACCTGAAGGAACTGTGCCTGGtgctggaggaggagtgtgtCAGTAGAAGTGACTCCAGCCCCGGCGGGTCGACTGAGCTCAACCTGCCCTGCATGGTGGCCCGGGACCTGGGGGACGGAAGCTCGAGCACCGGCAGCGTCGGAAGTCCGGACCAACTTCACCTGGTGTGCTCACCTGATGACTGA
- the LOC139930697 gene encoding forkhead box protein N2 — MHCHPSHPLLPVLPPLCLEGQNIHCLSSANTSDQDDLTCLSWLHQRGNLLPLQPLPKMTPLPQLEAQSLAPTQPPPSSSSKPPYSFSSLIFMAIEDSPDKRLPVKGIYEWIVNNFPYYRTASGGWRNSVRHNLSLSKSFRRIHRDKSQSVGKGSLWCVCPEYRPALLEVLRKTHYYHSTNSNLVNKPALLEGADYGVSMVCDSVEISALTADNPTLSENPTCPLTPDHEELVTMESVEYQEEAGEEMEKDPLSDSGYIELHYYQCHQYQYLVLPSDTELDLETVEILQLDAEAQEAAGSLLDLAGGGH; from the exons ATGCACtgccacccctcccaccctcttcTCCCTGTCCTACCACCCTTG TGCCTTGAAGGACAAAACATACACTGCCTCAGCTCAGCAAACACATCCGACCAAGATGATCTGACCTGCCTCAGCTGGCTGCATCAGAGGGGCAACTTGCTCCCGCTACAGCCCCTTCCCAAAATGACACCCCTGCCTCAGCTGGAGGCTCAGTCCCTCGCCCCTACCcagcctcctccttcctcctcatccaaGCCCCCATACTCCTTCAGTAGTCTCATCTTCATGGCAATAGAGGATTCACCAGACAAGAGGCTTCCAGTAAAAGGTATCTACGAATGGATTGTGAACAACTTCCCCTACTACAGGACAGCTTCTGGGGGTTGGAGGAACTCCGTTCGACACAATCTGTCTCTGAGCAAGAGCTTCCGTCGCATTCACAGGGACAAGAGCCAG TCGGTGGGGAAGGGgtcactgtggtgtgtgtgtccagagtaTCGGCCAGCTCTCCTTGAGGTGCTTAGGAAGACCCATTATTATCACAGCACCAACAGCAACCTGGTGAACAAGCCTGCATT GTTGGAGGGAGCTGACTATGGGGTGTCTATGGTGTGTGACTCTGTGGAAATCTCAG CCCTGACCGCTGATAATCCCACTCTGTCCGAAAACCCAACTTGCCCTTTGACCCCCGATCACGAGGAGCTTGTCACCATGGAGTCGGTTGAATACCAGGAAGAGGCTGgtgaggagatggagaaagaccCCCTGTCAGACAGCGGGTACATAGAGTTACACTATTACCAGTGTCATCAGTACCAGTACCTGGTCCTGCCGAGTGACACTGAACTGGACCTGGAGACTGTGGAAATCCTTCAGCTGGACGCCGAGGCCCAAGAGGCTGCTGGGTCGCTGCTGGACCTGGCAGGCGGCGGACATTAA
- the fosl1a gene encoding fos-related antigen 1a — MYRNFGNQGRGNPPYTGSDSGSSPVSLGSSSTSTTQQEQKFTMASSSQFVPSLNAITTNQDLQWLVQPSLMPPPGPSRSPRPPYPGLAGVRPLAHNPSQPHLFRPGVIRAAANSTGSTRRRTDDHLSPEEMERRRVRRERNKLAAAKCRNRRRELTDTLQGETDELEGEKSRLQKEIAELQKEKDKLELVLEAHRPICKIEDSDSDSDPRPALSSLGGIKMEPRDPNHPGPSTKPHAKLEKPKPKITIPTKPVTSSASTAAHESESLHTPILLSTPSLTPFTASLVFTYPSASSDTSASVPTQATSPSSLHPANAQQSRNPQPCGIAHRRSSSSGDQSDHSLHSPTILTL, encoded by the exons ATGTATCGAAACTTTGGGAATCAGGGAAGAGGCAACCCGCCTTATACCGGCAGCGACTCTGGGTCAAGCCCCGTGTCcctgggcagcagcagcacctccaCCACACAACAGGAGCAG AAATTTACGATGGCTAGTAGCAGTCAGTTTGTCCCAAGTCTCAATGCCATCACAACCAACCAGGACCTCCAGTGGCTGGTCCAGCCGTCCCTCATGCCTCCGCCGGGCCCCTCTCGATCCCCGCGGCCCCCTTACCCGGGTCTGGCTGGGGTCCGGCCCCTGGCTCACAATCCCTCCCAGCCACACCTTTTCCGACCAGGGGTCATCAGAGCAGCTGCCAACTCTACAGGGTCGACGAGACGCAGGACCGACGACCAT TTATCCccagaagagatggagagacgcAGAGTAAGGAGAGAGCGGAATAAGCTGGCTGCTGCAAAGTGTCGCAATCGTCGCCGGGAgctgacagacacactgcaagGC GAGACTGACGAGTTGGAAGGTGAAAAGTCCCGTTTGCAGAAGGAAATAGCTGAACTGCAGAAGGAGAAAGACAAGCTTGAGCTGGTCCTGGAGGCTCACCGTCCCATTTGTAAAATCGAGGACTCTGATTCAGATTCGGACCCGCGGCCGGCTCTCTCCTCCCTGGGAGGCATCAAAATGGAACCGAGGGACCCCAACCACCCCGGGCCCTCGACAAAACCTCACGCAAAGCTGGAGAAGCCCAAACCAAAGATTACCATCCCCACCAAGCCGGTGACATCATCTGCCTCCACTGCTGCACATGAATCAGAGTCGCTCCACACCCCGATCCTCCTGTCTACTCCGTCTCTCACTCCGTTCACGGCTAGTTTGGTCTTCACCTACCCCTCCGCCTCTTCAGACACCAGTGCCTCTGTTCCGACCCAAGCTACCTCGCCGTCTTCTCTGCATCCGGCTAATGCCCAGCAGTCTCGAAACCCCCAGCCCTGTGGCATAGCTCAtcgccgcagcagcagcagcggtgaccaatcagatcactccctGCACTCCCCTACCATCCTCACACTGTGA
- the yif1a gene encoding protein YIF1A produces MDLPQHGYRATKPRARAAPPTGDPLLFEDTSSSTPPMNSQGYYTPGYNMGGPTGAPQGGAEVNNLFADPMANAAMMYGSSLANQGKDMVNKEIGRFMSVNKLKYFFAVDTRYVMKKLMLLMFPYTHQDWEVRYHRDTPLTPRHDVNAPDLYIPTMAFITYILLAGMALGIQKRFSPEVLGLCASTALVWVIIEVLVMLLSLYLLTVHTDLSTFDLIAYSGYKYVGMIFTVLCGLLFGSDGYFVALAWSSCALMFFIVRSLKMKILSSLSSDSMGAGASAKPRLRLYITVATAAFQPIIIYWLTSHLVR; encoded by the exons ATGGACCTGCCACAGCATGGGTATCGAGCAA CAAAGCCAAGAGCTCGCGCAGCTCCCCCCACAGGAGACCCCCTCCTGTTTGAGGACACCAGCTCCTCAACGCCACCAATGAACAGTCAGGGATACTACACTCCTGGGTACAATATGGGAGGACCTACAGGTGCCCCTCAGGGGGGTGCTGAGGTGAACAACCTGTTTGCCGACCCAATGGCCAATGCTGCAATGATGTATGGCTCTTCCTTGGCCAACCAGGGAAAGGATATGGTAAACAAAGAG ATCGGCAGATTCATGTCTGTGAACAAGCTGAAATACTTCTTTGCTGTCGACACCAGATATGTCATGAAGAAACTTATGCTCCTCATGTTCCCATATACGCATCAG GACTGGGAAGTTCGTTACCATCGGGACACTCCACTGACACCAAGACACGATGTGAACGCACCGGATCTTTACATACCAA caaTGGCTTTCATTACCTACATTTTACTTGCTGGAATGGCCCTCGGCATTCAAAAAAG GTTCAGTCCAGAGGTGCTAGGGTTGTGTGCCAGCACTGCTCTTGTGTGGGTCATCATTGAGGTCTTGGTGATGCTGCTCAGTTTGTACCTGCTGACAGTTCACACTGACCTCTCCACCTTTGATCTCATCGCCTACAGCGGATACAAATATGTTGG GATGATCTTCACAGTGCTGTGTGGCTTACTGTTCGGCAGTGACGGTTATTTTGTGGCTCTTGCCTGGTCCTCTTGTGCCCTTATGTTCTTTATT GTTCGCTCTCTGAAGATGAagatcctttcctccctctcctctgactccATGGGGGCTGGAGCAAGTGCCAAACCTCGTCTCCGCCTTTACATCACCGTGGCCACCGCTGCCTTTCAGCCAATCATTATATACTGGTTAACCTCTCACCTGGTCAGGTGA
- the fibpa gene encoding fibroblast growth factor (acidic) intracellular binding protein a, with translation MAVELDVFVGNTTIMDEEVYQLWLDGYTVSDAVKVRMEGGVMEECEASADVLLSDTMDQYRTFQMCERLLYSPSKLGNQLLFQIPPHRQAMLIERYYAFDDVFVREVLGKKLSKGTKKDLDDVSAKTGVTLKSCRRQFDNFKRVFKVVEELKGPLVENIRQHFLLSDKLARDYAAIVFFTNNRFETGKRKLQYLTFQDFAFCAGQLINNWTVGAVDNMVEDMDVDLDKEFLQELKELKILITDKDLLDQHKSLVCTALRGKTKAFNEMEANFKNLSRGLVNIAAKLTNTKDVRDFFIDLVEKFIEPCRSDRWTAADMRLYLTHYTNSAHILDTFKHQVVWDRYMGVVKSCIFKMYHD, from the exons ATGGCAGTGGAACTGGATGTGTTTGTGGGTAACACCACCATCATGGATGAGGAAGTGTATCAGCTCTGGCTGGATGGCTACACAG TGAGCGATGCAGTGAAGGTACGAATGGAAGGCGGAGTGATGGAGGAGTGCGAGGCGAGTGCAGATGTCCTGCTGAGCGACACCATGGACCAATACAGAACTTTCCAGATGTGTGAGCGTCTCCTGTACAGCCCGTCCAAACTAGGCAACCAGCTGCTGTTCCAGATCCCACCTCATCGACAAGCCATGCTCATAGAGAG ATACTATGCGTTTGATGATGTGTTTGTCCGGGAGGTCCTGGGAAAGAAACTCTCAAAAGGAACCAAGAAAGACTTGGACGACGTCAGTGCAAAGACGGGCGTAACGCTGAAGAGCTGCAGACGACAG TTTGACAACTTCAAGCGTGTTTTCAAAGttgtggaggagctgaagggaCCCCTGGTGGAGAACATTCGTcaacattttcttctctctgacaAGCTAGCAAG GGATTATGCTGCCATTGTTTTCTTTACCAACAATCGCTTTGAGACGGGGAAAAGAAAGCTACAGTATCTCACATTCCAGGACTTTGCCTTCTGTGCTGGGCAACTCATCAACAACTGGACAGTTGGGGCCGTTG ATAACATGGTGGAAGACATGGACGTAGATCTGGATAAAGAGTTTTTACAAGAGCTGAAAGAACTGAAGATTTTAATCACTGACAAGGATTTACTGGATCAACACAAGAG tCTGGTGTGTACAGCGCTCAGGGGAAAGACTAAAGCTTTTAATGAGATGGAGGCTAACTTCAAG AATCTTTCCAGAGGCCTCGTCAACATTGCCGCAAAGTTAACCAACACAAAAGATGTCAGAGATTTCTTCATTGATCTTGTGGAGAAG TTTATTGAGCCGTGTCGTTCAGACCGATGGACAGCTGCGGACATGAGACTCTACCTCACTCACTACACCAACTCTGCACACATTCTTGACACATTCAA acaTCAGGTTGTGTGGGACAGATACATGGGCGTCGTCAAAAGCTGTATCTTCAAAATGTACCACGACTGA
- the LOC139930658 gene encoding atlastin-3 → MGSDPGPVQIVTVCKEEHSFALDTEALARVLLAPEVRDKHVVVLSVAGAFRKGKSFLLDFMLRYMYRKDNENWLGQDDEPLTGFSWRGGSEPETTGIQLWSEVFLVQKNDGTEVAVVLMDTQGAFDDQSTVKDCATIFALSTMTSSMQIYNLSQNIQEDDLQQLQLFTEYGRLAMDEIFLKPFQSLMFVIRDWSFPYEYTYGLKGGNDFLDKRLQVKEAQHEELQTVREHIHSCFTDISCFLLPHPGLKVATSPAFQGQLSDVAPEFKKELRCLIPTLLHPDKLAEKEINGNKVTCRGLLEFFKAYIKIYQGEDLPHPKSMLQATAEANNLAAVAAAKDQYYKNMEKVCGGELPYVAPDSLEEKHHFFFRESLHTFSSTKKMGGQEFCDRYQAQLEAELVEMWQSFSKHNESKNVFSAFRTPAVLFVLVCLLYVLSGVLLFIGMSTVALACDCVLGVAMIAVLSWAFIRYSGRYRGVGEAIDQAAGVLLEQATVVVNKSRGTAAVEQKKSS, encoded by the exons ATGGGGAGCGACCCGGGCCCAGTTCAAATCGTTACAGTGTGCAAGGAGGAACATTCCTTTGCCTTGGACACGGAGGCTTTGGCACGAGTTTTGTTGGCCCCTGAGGTCCGAGACAAGCATGTGGTGGTGCTCTCGGTGGCTGGAGCCTTCCGAAAGGGGAAGAGCTTCCTGCTTGACTTCATGCTCCGTTACATGTACAGGAAG GATAATGAAAACTGGCTGGGTCAGGATGATGAGCCCTTGACTGGGTTTTCCTGGAGAGGGGGTTCAGAACCAGAGACCACAGGCATCCAGCTGTGGAGTGAGGTGTTCCTTGTCCAGAAGAATGATGGAACTGAG GTGGCCGTAGTATTGATGGACACACAGGGAGCCTTTGATGACCAGTCCACTGTGAAGGACTGTGCCACCATCTTTGCCCTCAGCACCATGACCAGCTCAATGCAG ATCTATAATCTCTCACAGAACATACAAGAGGATGATCTGCAGCAGCTACAG CTGTTCACTGAGTATGGCCGCCTTGCCATGGATGAAATCTTTCTGAAGCCCTTTCAA TCTCTGATGTTCGTAATCAGGGATTGGAGTTTTCCCTATGAATACACCTACGGCTTGAAAGGGGGCAATGATTTCCTGGATAAACGGTTACAG GTTAAGGAGGCCCAGCACGAGGAGCTGCAAACAGTGAGGGAGCACATCCACTCTTGCTTCACCGACATTTCTTGCTTCCTGTTGCCCCACCCTGGGCTGAAGGTTGCCACCAGTCCTGCCTTCCAGGGCCAACTTAGTG ATGTGGCGCCAGAGTTCAAAAAGGAGCTGCGTTGCCTGATTCCGACTCTGCTGCACCCAGACAAACTGGCTGAGAAAGAAATTAACGGCAACAAAGTCACTTGCAGGGGCCTGCTTGAGTTCTTCAAG GCATACATCAAGATTTACCAGGGAGAAGACTTACCACACCCAAAGTCCATGCTGCAG GCAACAGCAGAGGCCAATAATCTGGCAGCAGTGGCAGCGGCTAAAGACCAGTATTACAAGAACATGGAGAAG GTTTGTGGGGGAGAGCTGCCCTATGTGGCTCCTGACTCTCTAGAGGAGAAGCACCACTTTTTCTTCCGAGAGTCTCTTCACACCTTTTCGTCCACCAAGAAGATGGGCGGACAGGAGTTTTGCGACCGTTACCAAGCACAGCTGGAAGCAGAGCTAGTGGAAATGTGGCAGTCTTTCAGCAAGCACAATGAG tcaaaaaatgtcttcagtgcATTCCGGACACCCGCCGTGCTGTTTGTCCTCGTGTGCCTCCTGTACGTGCTGTCGGGCGTGTTGCTCTTCATCGGGATGTCTACCGTCGCTTTGGCATGCGACTGTGTTCTGGGCGTCGCCATGATCGCCGTGCTGTCCTGGGCCTTCATCCGCTACTCTGGTCGGTACCGGGGTGTGGGAGAAGCCATCGACCAGGCTGCGGGCGTCCTCCTGGAGCAG gcCACTGTGGTGGTGAACAAGTCGAGAGGGACAGCTGCTGTTGAACAGAAGAAATCCAGTTAG